The proteins below come from a single Artemia franciscana unplaced genomic scaffold, ASM3288406v1 PGA_scaffold_47, whole genome shotgun sequence genomic window:
- the LOC136041865 gene encoding DNA replication complex GINS protein PSF2-like isoform X1: MVIVLYWISNASCLLRSVRWPCSAFLQHDLISGSRISKLRSNPLRHHRTKLMIMATVLDPCDLAFLAEHTQVKVLPKVPGPVVQLAEGVFGPFRPGIPAEVPLWVAVNLRQRNKCKLLPPDWMSVEQLRTIKEEEIAATGFTKMPSENYFEVTHILLTNGLSDFDDADEMRGLVKSIWDLRLSKLRASVLQFVADGGFHAKLDNLTQTEINSIRPVFPQALTQLMRIKEGAANDSEYMTQQAQESSSSSIS; the protein is encoded by the exons ATGGTTATTGTATTATATTGGATTAGCAATGCTTCTTGTCTACTAAGGTCCGTGcgttggccctgcagtgcattcctgcagcatgatttgatctctgggtcccgtattagcaagctaaggtcaaacccactgcgccaccacaggacaaagcTGATG ATAATGGCTACAGTTTTAGACCCTTGCGACCTGGCATTTTTAGCTGAACACACCCAAGTGAAGGTCTTGCCTAAGGTGCCTGGTCCTGTAGTTCAACTAGCTGAAGGTGTTTTTGGCCCATTTCGACCTGGAATTCCTGCTGAGGTTCCTCTTTGGGTTGCTGTCAATCTTCGACAaagaaataaatgtaaattatTACCTCCTGATTGGATGTCAGTTGAACAACTAAGGACtattaaagaagaagaaatcgCAGCTACTGGATTTACAAAAATGCCATCAGAAAATTATTTCGAAGTGACTCACATTCTCCTTACCAATGGACTTAGTGATTTCGATGATGCTGATGAAATGAGAGGCCTTGTGAAG AGTATATGGGATTTGCGTCTTAGTAAATTACGTGCTTCTGTCCTCCAGTTTGTTGCCGACGGTGGTTTTCATGCCAAGCTGGATAACCTCACACAGACTGAAATCAATAGTATTAGGCCGGTTTTTCCGCAGGCTTTAACTCAACTAATGAGAATTAAAGAG